Proteins encoded in a region of the Haloglomus salinum genome:
- a CDS encoding PrkA family serine protein kinase yields the protein MSERESLEALSQEYRDTIPEDLRETHSFEWYLDEVYDHPRVARNAHQRVADMFDYYGTEYDEDAGVVEYLLASEDPLNDGENTFYGRAVHESIHEFVNKVKSGARGLGPEKRIKLLLGPVGSGKSEFDRQVRTYYEDYTATDEGRMYTFRWTNLGDVIRDQDPADDTVRSPMNQDPLVLLPQKQRDRVLERVNEALDAPYTIRNEQSLDPASEFYMDRLLEEYDDDLERVLSNHVEIVRFIADENKRQGIETFEPKDKKNQDETELTGDVNYSKIAVYGESDPRAFDYSGAFCNANRGIFSGEELLKLQREFLYDFLHATQEQTIKPKNNPRIDIDQVIVGRTNMPEYRDKKGDEKMEAFNDRTKRIDFPYVLQYAEEARIYEKMLHNADVPDIHVEPHTLQMAGLFGVLTRIAEPDGGQVGVVQKAKAYNGEIDEGEDIDVKKLRDEAEETTDLGEGMDGVSPRFIGDEIAEAIMDSMHRGRGFLSPLTTFNHLEENLENHGSIPQENFETYYRYLELVREEYKERAIEDVRHALAYDLDEIQRQGEKYMDHVMAYIDDDTVEDEITGREQEPDEKFLRDVEEKLDIPEDRKNDFRQEVANWVSRRAREGETFDPQDNDRLRRALERKLWEDKKHNINFSALVSSGEMDDDERSAWVQALTDQGYSEDGAREVLEFAGAEVAKTEMED from the coding sequence ATGAGCGAACGAGAGAGCCTCGAAGCACTCAGCCAGGAGTACCGTGATACCATCCCCGAGGACCTCCGGGAGACCCACTCCTTCGAGTGGTACCTCGACGAGGTCTACGACCACCCGCGCGTCGCCCGCAACGCCCACCAGCGCGTGGCGGACATGTTCGACTACTACGGGACCGAGTACGACGAGGACGCCGGCGTCGTCGAGTACCTGCTCGCCAGCGAGGACCCGCTGAACGACGGCGAGAACACGTTCTACGGCCGGGCCGTCCACGAGTCCATCCACGAGTTCGTCAACAAGGTGAAATCCGGTGCCCGCGGACTGGGCCCCGAGAAGCGTATCAAACTGCTGCTCGGTCCGGTCGGCTCGGGGAAATCCGAGTTCGACCGGCAGGTCCGGACCTACTACGAGGACTACACCGCCACCGACGAGGGCCGGATGTACACCTTCCGCTGGACCAACCTGGGCGATGTCATCCGCGACCAGGACCCGGCCGACGACACGGTCCGGTCGCCGATGAACCAGGACCCGCTCGTGTTGCTCCCCCAGAAGCAGCGCGACCGGGTCCTCGAGCGGGTGAACGAGGCGCTGGACGCCCCGTACACCATCCGCAACGAGCAGTCGCTGGACCCGGCCAGCGAGTTCTACATGGACCGGCTGCTCGAGGAGTACGACGACGACCTCGAGCGGGTGCTGTCCAACCACGTCGAGATCGTCCGGTTCATCGCCGACGAGAACAAGCGCCAGGGTATCGAGACGTTCGAGCCCAAGGACAAGAAGAACCAGGACGAGACGGAGCTGACGGGGGACGTCAACTACTCGAAGATCGCGGTCTACGGGGAGTCCGACCCACGGGCGTTCGACTACAGCGGGGCGTTCTGTAACGCGAACCGCGGTATCTTCTCCGGCGAGGAGCTGCTGAAGCTCCAGCGCGAGTTCCTCTACGATTTCCTGCACGCCACGCAGGAGCAGACTATCAAGCCGAAGAACAACCCGCGCATCGACATCGACCAGGTCATCGTCGGCCGGACGAACATGCCCGAGTACCGGGACAAGAAGGGCGACGAGAAGATGGAGGCGTTCAACGACCGCACGAAGCGCATCGACTTCCCGTACGTTCTCCAGTACGCCGAGGAGGCCCGCATCTACGAGAAGATGCTCCACAACGCCGACGTGCCCGACATCCACGTCGAGCCCCACACCCTCCAGATGGCCGGGCTGTTCGGCGTCCTCACGCGCATCGCCGAGCCCGACGGCGGGCAGGTCGGCGTCGTCCAGAAGGCGAAGGCGTACAACGGCGAGATCGACGAGGGTGAGGACATCGACGTGAAGAAGCTCCGCGACGAGGCCGAGGAGACCACCGACCTCGGTGAGGGGATGGACGGCGTCTCGCCGCGGTTCATCGGCGACGAGATCGCCGAGGCCATCATGGACTCGATGCACCGGGGGCGGGGCTTCCTCTCCCCGCTCACGACGTTCAACCACCTCGAGGAGAACCTCGAGAACCACGGCTCCATCCCCCAGGAGAACTTCGAGACGTACTACCGCTACCTCGAACTCGTCCGTGAGGAGTACAAGGAGCGCGCCATCGAGGACGTGCGCCACGCGCTGGCCTACGACCTGGACGAGATCCAGCGCCAGGGCGAGAAGTACATGGACCACGTCATGGCCTACATCGACGACGACACCGTCGAGGACGAGATCACGGGTCGGGAGCAGGAGCCCGACGAGAAGTTCCTGCGCGACGTCGAGGAGAAACTCGACATCCCGGAGGACCGGAAGAACGATTTCCGCCAGGAGGTCGCCAACTGGGTCAGCCGCAGAGCGCGCGAGGGGGAGACGTTCGACCCGCAGGACAACGACCGGCTGCGCCGGGCCCTGGAGCGCAAGCTCTGGGAGGACAAGAAGCACAACATCAACTTCTCGGCACTCGTGTCGAGCGGGGAGATGGACGACGACGAGCGGTCCGCCTGGGTGCAGGCTCTGACCGACCAGGGTTACTCCGAGGACGGGGCCAGAGAGGTGCTCGAGTTCGCCGGTGCCGAGGTCGCCAAGACGGAGATGGAAGACTGA
- a CDS encoding DUF5820 family protein: MTDDARDPGTSLDPATLPDGWRLWSDDDQRTVLVYRPDIFDGGAFPAPCLPTLYVTHGRRDRRPGVEREAPPGASWVVTLYLEPDVSAPEERYDTREAAVEGARELAARFARGDVDYRDLYQVPRGDYFDELDRLTGE, encoded by the coding sequence ATGACCGACGACGCGCGAGACCCCGGGACCTCGCTCGACCCGGCGACGCTCCCCGACGGCTGGCGGCTCTGGAGCGACGACGACCAGCGGACGGTCCTCGTCTATCGACCGGATATCTTCGACGGCGGGGCGTTCCCCGCACCGTGTCTGCCCACGCTGTACGTCACCCACGGACGGCGCGACCGCCGGCCCGGCGTCGAGCGCGAGGCTCCGCCGGGTGCGTCGTGGGTCGTGACGCTCTACCTCGAACCCGACGTGTCGGCCCCGGAGGAACGGTACGATACGCGGGAGGCCGCAGTGGAGGGTGCCCGCGAACTGGCCGCGCGTTTCGCACGCGGGGACGTGGACTACCGCGACCTCTATCAGGTCCCTCGCGGGGACTACTTCGACGAACTGGACCGGCTGACCGGCGAGTGA